A window of the Chloroflexus sp. Y-396-1 genome harbors these coding sequences:
- a CDS encoding zinc-dependent metalloprotease: MTGNQNDLRRFGAALLLGVAAGLAARYYFEARTRSGGRPATGLIDWEQARQAALRLSQWEQAPIDNRDFRREQYARMVTLSEPLIAEYLGVQLPEPVSRIFVFDRREWLEANIVSFSQLFRPIEEMYEKNGGSRGALGLLMNDVSSKLLGMQIGGLLGYLAQRVLGQYDLSLLSAETTGGSLYFVEPNIARVQQQLGLSDMDFRLWITLHEMTHAFEFEAYPWVRRYFRELIDQNFALISSQMLSSGNNLVDMLMRLLQGIGSGQHWIEMVLTPEQRAVFDRIQALMSLIEGYGNHVMNAVGRRLLPSFSQIEQRVAQRQKQRTMLDLMIFRLTGLDLKLAQYQQGEAFVNAVVAARGIQFASRVWERPENLPTMDEIRAPTQWIARMDRQ, encoded by the coding sequence TTGACCGGTAATCAAAATGATCTACGCCGCTTTGGGGCTGCTCTGTTGTTAGGTGTGGCAGCCGGTTTGGCGGCACGTTATTACTTTGAGGCACGCACACGAAGCGGAGGTCGGCCCGCAACCGGTCTCATCGATTGGGAACAGGCCCGCCAGGCTGCTCTGCGCCTGTCACAATGGGAGCAGGCGCCGATAGATAATCGTGACTTTCGTCGTGAACAGTATGCACGCATGGTCACGCTGAGCGAGCCATTGATCGCCGAGTATCTCGGTGTACAATTACCCGAACCGGTCAGCCGCATTTTTGTCTTTGACCGGCGAGAATGGCTGGAAGCCAACATCGTTTCGTTCAGCCAGCTCTTCCGCCCGATTGAAGAGATGTACGAGAAGAACGGCGGCAGTCGCGGGGCATTAGGTCTGCTGATGAATGACGTGAGTAGTAAACTACTAGGCATGCAGATCGGTGGGCTATTAGGCTATCTCGCTCAGCGTGTTCTAGGGCAGTACGATCTAAGCCTGCTTTCGGCAGAGACCACCGGTGGTTCCCTCTATTTCGTCGAACCCAACATTGCGCGCGTACAACAGCAGTTGGGGCTAAGCGATATGGACTTCCGTCTTTGGATTACGCTGCACGAGATGACCCATGCGTTTGAATTTGAGGCTTATCCGTGGGTGCGCCGCTATTTCCGCGAGCTGATCGATCAAAACTTCGCGCTTATCAGCAGTCAAATGCTAAGCAGTGGTAATAACCTGGTTGATATGCTGATGCGTCTCTTACAAGGCATTGGTAGCGGCCAACACTGGATCGAGATGGTGCTGACACCTGAACAGCGCGCCGTCTTTGATCGCATTCAGGCGCTAATGTCACTGATCGAAGGGTATGGAAACCACGTCATGAACGCCGTTGGTCGTCGCTTGCTGCCCAGCTTTAGCCAGATCGAGCAGCGTGTCGCTCAGCGGCAGAAGCAGCGCACGATGCTCGATCTGATGATCTTCCGTCTGACCGGTCTCGACCTGAAGCTGGCCCAATATCAGCAGGGCGAGGCGTTTGTCAACGCTGTCGTTGCAGCGCGCGGGATTCAATTTGCTAGTCGGGTGTGGGAACGACCGGAAAACCTACCGACCATGGATGAGATTCGCGCTCCGACCCAGTGGATAGCGCGAATGGATCGACAGTAG
- the selB gene encoding selenocysteine-specific translation elongation factor: MFTIGTAGHVDHGKSTLVKTLTGIDPDRLREEQQREMTIDLGFAWLTLPSGREVSLIDVPGHERFIKNMLAGVGGIDAVLLVIAADESVMPQTREHLAIIDLLAIHHGIVVLSKVDLVDADWLALVRDEVREVLAGTGLAAAPIIPVSVRTGVGLSELIQTLDQLLDTLPIRHQTTGVPRLAIDRSFAIAGFGTVITGTLRDGPLFIGQEVEILPQGIRARIRGLQSHQRPIEQGQPGTRIAVNLAGVHHRDLKRGNVLTLPGVLRPTTLLDARVQIVREAAPVCHNAALDMFIGSSEAAARVTLLDADELPGGAEGWAQIRLATPVVATVGDRFILRLPSPSRTVAGGIVVDPHPVRHRRFRAEVITALNLRAQGSLSERILQTLADGQPRLRADVVATTGITDSEVEATLTPLLASGHLVALGKDGLITSVGWDRLRATLRDLLTSYHQRFPLRRGMSKEEVRQRLQVSNRLWPGVLQAALTEGLISADETTVRLADFTPRPTAEQQRLLDQYLTALKRLPYTIPAVEPGDELLAWACAQGLLVKIAPDLYLLPATYSAMEAWVRTAIETQGSVTVAQLRDYFGCSRRYAVAFLEHLDEQRITRRVGDVRVLAR, from the coding sequence ATGTTTACCATCGGTACCGCTGGTCATGTCGATCATGGGAAGTCAACGCTAGTTAAGACGCTCACCGGTATTGATCCCGATCGGTTGCGCGAAGAACAGCAACGCGAAATGACGATTGATCTGGGTTTCGCCTGGCTTACCTTGCCGAGCGGGCGTGAGGTAAGTTTGATAGACGTACCGGGGCACGAGCGCTTTATTAAGAATATGCTCGCCGGCGTTGGTGGTATCGACGCCGTACTACTCGTCATTGCCGCCGACGAATCGGTGATGCCTCAGACTCGAGAACATCTGGCGATCATCGATCTGCTGGCGATACACCACGGGATTGTGGTTTTGAGTAAAGTTGACCTGGTTGATGCCGATTGGCTGGCGCTGGTCCGTGATGAGGTACGCGAGGTCCTGGCCGGGACAGGCCTGGCCGCAGCACCGATCATACCGGTCTCGGTTCGCACCGGGGTTGGTCTGTCTGAACTGATCCAAACGCTCGACCAACTTCTTGATACGTTGCCAATTCGTCATCAGACAACCGGTGTGCCGCGACTGGCAATTGACCGCAGTTTTGCAATCGCCGGTTTTGGTACAGTCATCACCGGTACCCTTCGCGATGGCCCATTGTTTATCGGCCAGGAGGTTGAGATATTACCGCAAGGAATACGGGCACGAATTCGCGGCTTGCAGAGTCATCAACGTCCTATCGAACAGGGACAACCCGGAACACGCATTGCTGTAAATCTGGCCGGTGTCCATCATCGTGATCTCAAGCGCGGAAATGTGCTGACACTTCCAGGCGTATTACGACCAACAACGTTGCTCGATGCTAGGGTCCAGATCGTTCGTGAGGCCGCACCAGTCTGTCATAACGCTGCTCTAGATATGTTTATCGGGAGTAGTGAAGCCGCCGCACGGGTCACGTTACTTGATGCCGATGAGTTACCGGGTGGCGCTGAAGGATGGGCACAGATTCGCCTGGCAACGCCGGTAGTTGCCACAGTCGGCGATCGCTTCATTTTACGCCTGCCTTCACCCAGTCGGACGGTTGCCGGTGGTATTGTGGTTGATCCTCATCCAGTACGCCATCGCCGTTTTCGCGCCGAAGTCATTACTGCGCTCAATCTCCGCGCTCAGGGCAGTCTATCCGAACGCATCCTTCAAACCCTGGCCGATGGTCAGCCACGGCTGCGGGCCGATGTGGTAGCCACGACCGGGATTACGGACTCAGAAGTAGAAGCCACCTTAACGCCATTACTCGCCAGCGGACATCTGGTAGCTTTAGGTAAAGATGGGTTGATCACCAGCGTAGGCTGGGATCGCTTGCGCGCAACATTGCGTGATCTGTTAACGTCATACCATCAGCGCTTTCCGCTCCGTCGTGGCATGTCGAAGGAAGAGGTGCGTCAGCGCTTACAGGTATCAAACCGCCTCTGGCCGGGAGTGTTACAGGCGGCGCTCACCGAAGGACTCATTAGCGCCGATGAAACAACAGTACGTCTGGCCGATTTTACACCTCGGCCAACCGCCGAGCAACAACGGCTGCTCGATCAATATCTGACTGCGCTGAAGCGCCTGCCGTATACAATACCAGCGGTTGAACCCGGCGATGAACTATTGGCTTGGGCTTGTGCTCAGGGATTACTGGTAAAGATTGCCCCAGACCTGTATCTACTTCCGGCGACGTATTCCGCGATGGAAGCGTGGGTTCGCACCGCCATTGAAACCCAGGGTAGTGTGACAGTTGCTCAGCTACGCGATTACTTTGGCTGCTCGCGTCGTTATGCGGTAGCATTTCTTGAACATCTCGATGAACAACGGATAACCCGTCGGGTTGGCGATGTGCGGGTCCTAGCCCGTTGA
- a CDS encoding DNA-3-methyladenine glycosylase, whose product MEHALHHLCRVDPTLARWIEQIGPYTFQRQPHGFATLAYAIISQQLSLAAARTIRDRLIDRLGILDPRTILAADEALLRAAGLSARKSSCLRDLAERVICGQLDLDQLPTLDDEAVIAALTTVKGIGRWTAEIYLMFALERSDVLPAADLGLRDAVRLIYDRPRLPTSAEVRLLGERWRPYRSIACWYLWQARRIILYCTVKQYYVVSRL is encoded by the coding sequence ATGGAACATGCACTTCATCATCTTTGCCGCGTTGATCCAACCTTAGCGCGATGGATCGAGCAGATCGGCCCGTATACGTTCCAGCGCCAGCCCCACGGCTTTGCCACGCTTGCGTATGCGATCATTAGTCAACAACTATCGCTTGCCGCAGCCCGCACGATTCGTGACCGGCTGATTGACCGATTGGGCATTCTCGACCCGAGGACCATCCTGGCTGCCGACGAGGCTCTCTTGCGCGCTGCCGGTCTTTCGGCCCGCAAGAGCAGTTGCCTGCGTGATCTTGCCGAACGGGTGATATGTGGTCAACTTGACCTGGATCAATTACCGACGCTTGACGATGAAGCGGTGATCGCAGCGTTAACTACGGTAAAAGGTATCGGGCGGTGGACGGCCGAAATCTATCTGATGTTTGCACTCGAACGCTCAGATGTATTGCCTGCTGCTGATCTTGGTTTGCGGGATGCAGTGCGCTTGATATACGACCGACCACGTCTGCCAACATCTGCTGAGGTGCGTCTTCTGGGCGAACGCTGGCGACCGTACCGCAGCATTGCATGCTGGTATCTCTGGCAAGCACGCCGTATTATATTATATTGCACGGTTAAGCAATATTACGTTGTATCGCGGTTATGA
- the rph gene encoding ribonuclease PH, protein MVRIDGRLPDQLRAISIEVGAAPYAEGSALIAYGNTRVLCTATVEDGVPAWMRGQQGGWVTAEYAMLPRATLQRTRRERNGPSGRTQEIQRLIGRSLRAAVDLSALGERTITIDCDVLQADGGTRTAAISGGYVALALAVEHLVRSNAIEVRPALTPVAAVSVGMVQGTLLLDLCYEEDSQADLDCNVVMNSTGAYIEIQATAERVPASRSQLNALLDLAEYGIRQILDVQAAALAATLPNNTMSRAQLP, encoded by the coding sequence ATGGTGCGAATTGATGGGCGATTACCCGATCAACTACGAGCGATTTCAATTGAAGTAGGCGCTGCGCCGTATGCTGAAGGATCGGCGCTCATTGCATACGGTAACACACGTGTGCTGTGCACAGCCACGGTTGAGGATGGTGTACCGGCCTGGATGCGTGGTCAGCAGGGTGGTTGGGTAACTGCCGAATATGCAATGCTGCCACGTGCGACCCTTCAGCGTACCCGTCGTGAACGTAACGGCCCGAGTGGACGTACCCAGGAGATACAACGTCTGATCGGGAGATCGCTACGGGCGGCAGTTGATCTCAGTGCCCTTGGTGAACGAACCATTACTATCGACTGTGACGTCCTGCAAGCCGATGGTGGTACGCGCACGGCGGCTATCAGTGGTGGCTACGTAGCCCTGGCTCTGGCAGTTGAGCATCTCGTGCGCAGTAACGCCATTGAAGTCAGACCTGCTCTGACACCGGTAGCGGCTGTAAGTGTGGGAATGGTGCAGGGAACGCTCCTGCTTGATCTTTGTTACGAGGAAGACAGTCAGGCCGATCTTGATTGTAACGTCGTTATGAACAGCACCGGTGCTTACATTGAAATCCAGGCCACTGCTGAACGAGTACCGGCAAGCCGATCCCAACTCAATGCTCTACTCGATCTGGCTGAATATGGGATCAGACAAATTCTCGATGTGCAGGCGGCTGCTTTAGCGGCTACCCTGCCTAACAATACAATGAGCCGTGCGCAATTACCATAA
- a CDS encoding lipopolysaccharide assembly protein LapB, with amino-acid sequence MIDETKRVAGRRHLRYGLAFERTQRPASAADHFRMAIAADPTLRDAHNALAFHYQQQGLLAKAAEAFAAVANLADDYFAHFNLGFVLIELERYNEAEREFRRCLELDPGDVAAQLELAYIYVARGEYETALSLLEKPRQRYYDDWAVFHLLGRCYFHLQRYDEAQQAWQQSLALATTPEAQLELLSCLQSVERRREFRTCNGSKDDLYVREGVVCLGSAMDDGLNIHPLVRYQLREEDVARTVQRFLALARSSGWYFGGVATPDPYSKPLALAVAQLLDVPLLNLYHLPTITEPVLIVIAVGHSADLLAVARERLPVPSPGFCLALNWMRHSKMLPEIIGIIVEGMSTNPWESALQELTPTEQVVRSQQIAERLVQHVKTLPAEDNLPRQIRYYTRHHRRLAINALYQRSR; translated from the coding sequence ATGATAGACGAGACCAAGCGCGTTGCCGGTCGTCGCCACTTACGTTACGGTTTAGCATTCGAGCGCACGCAGCGTCCGGCGTCAGCGGCTGACCATTTTCGCATGGCAATAGCTGCCGATCCGACGCTGCGTGATGCCCATAATGCTCTGGCCTTTCACTATCAGCAACAGGGTTTGCTGGCTAAAGCTGCCGAAGCTTTTGCGGCGGTGGCGAATTTAGCCGATGATTATTTTGCTCATTTCAATCTCGGCTTTGTCTTGATCGAACTTGAACGGTACAATGAGGCTGAACGCGAATTTCGCCGTTGTCTTGAACTTGATCCGGGCGATGTCGCGGCCCAACTCGAACTGGCGTACATCTATGTCGCCCGTGGTGAGTATGAGACTGCGTTAAGCCTATTGGAAAAACCGCGCCAACGCTATTACGACGACTGGGCTGTTTTTCATTTGCTTGGGCGTTGCTACTTTCACCTCCAACGCTACGATGAAGCTCAGCAGGCCTGGCAACAGAGCTTAGCACTGGCTACTACCCCAGAGGCGCAACTGGAATTACTTTCTTGTTTGCAAAGTGTTGAACGAAGACGTGAGTTTCGTACATGCAACGGTAGCAAAGATGATCTCTACGTCCGTGAAGGTGTGGTCTGTCTTGGTTCGGCAATGGATGATGGTCTGAACATACATCCGCTTGTACGCTACCAGTTGCGTGAAGAAGATGTCGCTCGTACCGTTCAGCGTTTTCTGGCCCTTGCTCGTAGCAGTGGCTGGTATTTTGGTGGAGTCGCCACCCCCGACCCGTACAGCAAACCACTAGCGTTGGCAGTGGCTCAACTGCTAGACGTTCCTCTGCTGAATCTGTATCATTTGCCGACGATCACCGAACCAGTTTTGATCGTCATCGCTGTTGGTCACTCGGCCGATCTTCTGGCTGTTGCCCGTGAGCGTCTGCCTGTTCCCAGTCCCGGATTCTGTCTGGCACTGAATTGGATGCGCCACAGTAAGATGTTACCCGAAATCATTGGTATCATCGTTGAAGGCATGAGTACCAACCCCTGGGAGTCGGCGTTACAGGAGCTGACACCAACCGAACAAGTAGTACGCAGTCAGCAGATTGCCGAACGACTGGTGCAACACGTCAAGACTCTTCCGGCGGAAGATAATCTTCCGCGACAGATTCGCTATTACACGCGCCACCATCGGCGATTGGCTATTAATGCGCTGTATCAAAGGTCGCGATAA
- a CDS encoding nicotinate phosphoribosyltransferase: MNGIQQRTATGILFTDQYQLTMAQLYFRMGIHERMAQFDHFFRQPPNYGLHSAGYCIAAGLEWLLDWMETASFGPTELEVLRSQRNRVGKPIFDEDFLSYLSRHGHFGGITLWAVPEGRVVHAQAPMTIVRGPLMMAQMLETALLNHLNYQTLVATKASRIREASGASTVLEFGLRRGQGLGANAGTRAALIGGADFTSNVGLAHTIGQTAKGTHAHAMVQAFLALGMSELDAFRAYAEVYPDDCLLLVDTIDTLQSGVPNAIRVFEELRAKGHKPVGVRLDSGDLAYLAIQTALMLDRAGFPDTVIVLSNDLDELVIWQIQSQIVQEAPRYQADANAIIRRLVYGVGTRLVTSHGEGALGGVYKLVALHDGQTWQPAIKIAESAAKLTNPGLKRVWRLYDARGKATADLIALEDEDPASEEVIRLRHPNDHTRQRAVSRTELTGIEPLLEPAMVHGRRLAHPVPIEQMRERRHADVERLDLGVRRIMNPHIYHVSLSQRLWDLKQELLNRFQVY; this comes from the coding sequence ATGAACGGTATCCAACAGCGAACTGCCACCGGCATTCTCTTCACCGACCAATATCAGTTGACGATGGCCCAGCTCTATTTTCGGATGGGCATTCACGAACGGATGGCACAGTTTGATCATTTCTTTCGGCAACCACCCAACTACGGGTTACATTCAGCCGGTTATTGTATTGCTGCCGGGCTTGAATGGTTACTCGACTGGATGGAGACTGCTTCTTTTGGCCCAACTGAGCTTGAGGTGCTCCGCAGTCAGCGCAATCGAGTCGGCAAGCCAATCTTCGATGAGGATTTCCTGTCCTACCTGAGTCGCCATGGTCATTTCGGGGGTATCACGCTTTGGGCCGTACCCGAAGGGCGGGTTGTACACGCGCAGGCGCCGATGACCATCGTGCGCGGGCCATTGATGATGGCTCAAATGCTCGAAACAGCACTGCTTAATCATCTTAATTATCAAACGTTGGTAGCAACGAAGGCCAGCCGAATTCGTGAGGCGAGTGGGGCCAGTACGGTGCTTGAGTTTGGCTTGCGTCGTGGTCAGGGCCTGGGTGCGAATGCCGGGACACGTGCAGCCTTAATTGGCGGCGCCGACTTTACATCGAATGTCGGCCTGGCGCATACGATTGGGCAGACCGCGAAAGGTACCCATGCCCATGCCATGGTACAGGCCTTTCTGGCCCTTGGAATGAGTGAGCTTGACGCCTTCCGGGCCTATGCTGAGGTTTACCCTGACGATTGTCTGTTGCTGGTAGACACTATTGACACGTTGCAGAGTGGGGTGCCGAATGCAATTCGCGTCTTTGAGGAGCTGCGCGCCAAAGGGCATAAGCCAGTAGGAGTTCGTCTTGACTCGGGCGATCTGGCGTATTTGGCTATCCAGACGGCGCTTATGCTTGATCGGGCCGGTTTCCCTGACACGGTGATTGTCCTTTCCAATGATCTCGACGAACTGGTGATCTGGCAGATTCAGAGCCAGATCGTTCAGGAAGCGCCGCGCTATCAAGCCGATGCCAATGCGATCATTCGCCGCCTGGTCTATGGAGTAGGTACTAGGCTGGTGACTTCACATGGTGAGGGTGCACTCGGCGGGGTGTATAAGTTGGTGGCCTTACACGATGGGCAGACCTGGCAACCGGCAATTAAAATCGCCGAGAGTGCAGCGAAACTGACTAATCCCGGCCTGAAACGAGTATGGCGGCTGTACGATGCGCGTGGGAAGGCAACAGCCGATCTCATCGCTCTCGAAGATGAAGACCCGGCCAGTGAAGAGGTGATCCGGTTGCGCCACCCCAACGATCATACTCGGCAGCGTGCGGTATCACGTACAGAACTGACCGGAATTGAGCCGTTGCTGGAGCCTGCTATGGTCCATGGTCGACGTCTAGCCCATCCGGTGCCAATCGAACAGATGCGCGAACGCCGCCATGCTGACGTCGAGCGGCTTGATCTTGGTGTTCGGCGCATTATGAACCCGCACATCTACCATGTTTCGCTCAGTCAGCGGTTGTGGGATTTGAAACAGGAACTGCTCAATCGGTTTCAGGTGTATTAA
- a CDS encoding ATP-binding protein, translated as MRYQLFDLAPLAEREVIAGLPDGLIVLDSRGLVAEINQHAPRLLGIHGKRWIGRSLAQLITNSPFEHDLRRLLNASVTTSSRPLICESGHQAIEVRIRPLQSAAGITTGSLLLIRDVSERIRVEQERARHIAALRLINAIARSANTAQETSSLLTTIARIIVQEGHWQRVAIGLIEEGQRISIKIDYTPTGVGRLQDQVISGAAAAKLIERIQQGQPELINTDELTVDDPLAIGLHQEGIRSLLLAPLRHDQNATGILGLASSEVKSMTPVLAELVTAIGELITDALIRIRLYEQVQRADRLKTGFLATVSHELRTPLTSILGYTDILQRRVLGELSPEVRETLGYMRQASLNLMRLINDILEFSRMEIGQMTIELEPVPVAAVVQNVVGQMLPQIREHGLQLRTTIPADLPPVQAHAGRLEQVLINLLSNAIKFNRPQGLIEIKAANHGDFIRISVRDTGIGIAPTDQELIFEEFQRIKQSNGRSVSGVGLGLAICRRLIQHMGGKIGVESKLGEGSIFFCDLPIATASRTVGERADV; from the coding sequence ATGCGCTATCAACTGTTCGATCTTGCTCCCCTGGCCGAACGCGAAGTGATTGCCGGTCTCCCGGATGGACTAATCGTCCTTGACAGCCGCGGTCTCGTTGCCGAAATCAACCAGCACGCTCCTCGCCTGCTCGGTATCCACGGCAAGCGTTGGATTGGTCGTTCGCTGGCCCAACTGATCACCAATTCGCCATTTGAACACGATTTGCGCCGTCTGCTCAATGCTTCAGTGACAACCTCTAGCCGACCACTGATCTGCGAAAGTGGTCATCAGGCTATTGAAGTAAGAATCCGTCCATTACAATCAGCAGCCGGCATCACGACCGGATCGCTGCTGTTAATACGTGACGTCAGTGAGCGAATCCGCGTTGAACAGGAGCGCGCCCGTCATATTGCCGCTTTGCGTCTGATCAACGCAATTGCCCGCAGTGCCAATACTGCTCAGGAGACATCCTCACTGCTGACAACCATTGCCCGCATCATCGTGCAAGAAGGGCACTGGCAACGGGTCGCGATTGGTTTGATCGAAGAAGGGCAGCGTATTAGCATCAAGATTGATTATACCCCTACCGGTGTTGGGCGATTACAAGACCAGGTCATAAGTGGCGCAGCCGCGGCGAAACTGATTGAACGTATACAGCAAGGGCAACCGGAACTGATCAATACCGATGAACTCACGGTCGATGATCCACTGGCAATTGGTCTCCACCAGGAGGGCATCCGCTCGCTGTTACTGGCGCCACTACGTCACGATCAGAATGCGACCGGTATTTTAGGTCTGGCCTCAAGTGAAGTGAAGAGTATGACACCAGTACTGGCCGAACTGGTCACCGCAATTGGAGAATTGATTACCGACGCGCTGATCCGCATTCGCCTGTACGAACAGGTGCAACGTGCCGACCGACTCAAAACCGGATTCCTGGCAACCGTTAGTCATGAACTACGTACCCCGCTTACTTCTATTCTTGGCTACACCGATATACTTCAGCGGAGGGTACTAGGTGAGCTTAGCCCTGAAGTTCGGGAAACCCTGGGATATATGCGCCAGGCCAGTCTCAATCTCATGCGGTTGATCAACGATATTCTCGAATTTTCACGCATGGAAATCGGCCAGATGACAATCGAGCTTGAACCAGTTCCGGTTGCAGCGGTTGTTCAGAATGTCGTGGGGCAAATGTTACCGCAGATTCGTGAACACGGATTACAGTTGCGTACAACAATTCCAGCCGATTTGCCGCCTGTACAAGCTCATGCCGGCCGTCTCGAACAGGTCCTGATCAATCTCCTCAGCAATGCGATCAAGTTTAACCGGCCACAGGGACTTATCGAAATTAAGGCAGCAAACCACGGCGACTTCATTCGCATTAGCGTTCGCGATACCGGAATCGGCATTGCTCCCACCGATCAGGAACTGATCTTCGAGGAATTTCAGCGCATCAAGCAGTCTAATGGCCGATCAGTTAGCGGCGTTGGTCTTGGACTGGCAATCTGTCGGCGACTGATCCAGCACATGGGAGGCAAGATCGGAGTAGAGAGTAAACTTGGGGAAGGTTCGATCTTCTTCTGCGACTTACCAATTGCTACTGCATCGCGAACCGTGGGCGAGCGAGCCGACGTATGA
- a CDS encoding metal ABC transporter solute-binding protein, Zn/Mn family, whose protein sequence is MWFRAVIIGIVLFALTACATPVVDGRLRVVATTGQIGDVVHAIAGDRVLLRTLLGPGIDPHTYIATESDLFALQEANLILYNGLHLEAGLSRVFENIHRRGYVRAVAVAEAVPQHLLLEWPDNNKAYDPHVWHDPRRWHYAVVAIRDALIAVDPAGSEIYRQRSERYLADLQALDRELRAMAERIPPERRILVTAHDAFRYFGQAYGLRVEAVQGISTATEASASTIRALTELVVTNRIPAIFVETSVSPRTIEAVQSAARAVGHEVQMGGELYSDSLGEPDGPAGTYFGMMRHNMQTIVEALTS, encoded by the coding sequence ATGTGGTTTCGCGCTGTCATTATCGGGATTGTTTTGTTCGCCCTGACCGCCTGCGCTACGCCGGTTGTCGATGGTCGTCTGCGGGTGGTTGCCACAACTGGTCAGATCGGTGATGTGGTGCACGCAATAGCCGGTGACCGGGTGCTGTTGCGTACCCTGCTAGGGCCTGGGATTGACCCTCATACTTATATTGCGACGGAGAGCGATCTGTTTGCTTTGCAAGAGGCGAATCTCATCTTGTACAACGGGCTTCATCTGGAAGCCGGGCTATCACGGGTATTTGAGAATATTCATCGTAGGGGGTATGTGCGAGCGGTTGCTGTTGCTGAAGCGGTGCCACAACATTTGCTGCTCGAATGGCCCGATAATAATAAAGCGTATGATCCACATGTCTGGCACGATCCGCGGCGCTGGCACTACGCTGTCGTTGCGATCCGAGATGCGCTGATCGCGGTTGATCCGGCAGGAAGCGAGATCTATCGGCAGCGTAGTGAGCGCTATCTTGCCGATTTGCAAGCACTTGATCGCGAATTACGAGCGATGGCCGAGCGTATTCCACCAGAACGTCGGATTCTGGTTACTGCTCACGATGCCTTTCGGTATTTCGGGCAGGCATACGGCTTACGAGTGGAAGCTGTGCAGGGAATCAGTACAGCGACGGAAGCCAGTGCGTCTACAATCCGAGCATTAACCGAGTTAGTCGTTACGAATCGTATTCCGGCTATCTTTGTTGAGACGAGCGTTTCACCGCGCACGATTGAAGCGGTGCAGAGCGCCGCACGCGCTGTTGGACATGAGGTGCAGATGGGTGGTGAACTCTACTCCGACTCACTGGGTGAACCTGATGGGCCGGCTGGTACCTATTTTGGTATGATGCGGCACAACATGCAGACAATCGTTGAGGCTTTAACGTCGTAG
- a CDS encoding metal ABC transporter ATP-binding protein produces the protein MEIAVDIQDLTVAYGDKPVLWDVDLQVPRGVLMAIIGPNGAGKTTLLKSTLGLVKPAAGSVRIFGKPYEQQRHLIAYVPQRSSVDWDFPTTVLDVVLMGRYGHLGWFRRPGRAERAAALAALEQVQMADFAHRQIGQLSGGQQQRVFLARALAQDAEIYFMDEPFQGVDAVTERAIINILRDLRAAGKTVVVVHHDLQTVTEYFDQVALINVRRIAAGPVRDVFTEANLRATYGGRLALLEASRVAAPASSAAPAPGD, from the coding sequence ATGGAAATCGCGGTGGATATTCAGGATTTGACAGTGGCATATGGTGATAAACCGGTCTTGTGGGATGTTGATCTGCAAGTCCCACGAGGGGTATTGATGGCCATCATTGGCCCGAACGGTGCTGGCAAGACAACATTACTCAAATCGACGCTGGGGCTTGTCAAACCAGCGGCAGGCAGTGTACGGATTTTTGGGAAACCGTATGAACAGCAGCGCCATTTGATCGCTTACGTTCCGCAACGTAGTAGTGTTGATTGGGATTTCCCGACAACGGTGCTCGATGTTGTGTTAATGGGGCGCTACGGTCATCTGGGCTGGTTCCGTCGTCCAGGTCGTGCCGAGCGTGCAGCAGCGCTTGCCGCACTTGAACAGGTGCAGATGGCCGATTTTGCCCACCGCCAGATCGGTCAGCTCTCTGGGGGTCAGCAGCAGCGCGTGTTTTTAGCCCGTGCGCTGGCGCAGGATGCTGAGATTTACTTTATGGACGAGCCGTTTCAGGGGGTTGATGCGGTCACCGAACGCGCCATCATCAATATCTTGCGTGATTTGCGGGCTGCCGGTAAGACGGTTGTGGTCGTTCACCATGATTTGCAGACAGTGACCGAATATTTCGATCAGGTAGCACTGATCAATGTGCGTCGGATCGCTGCTGGGCCGGTACGTGATGTTTTTACCGAAGCAAACCTGCGCGCAACGTATGGCGGTCGGTTGGCGCTACTTGAGGCGAGTCGGGTTGCAGCTCCTGCTTCGTCGGCTGCTCCGGCGCCGGGTGATTAA